CAGCTCAATTTTTGAAGCTGTATCGCACACTTGAGTAAATGAAAAGGAGCTGAAAAAATTCAGCTCCTGAATAAAATAAACATTGCAATGAAACAATCAGAATTTTGATTGTTTCATTGCAATGTTCTTATTTGAGACTAGTTTTTTTGCCAGAACCCTTTTACTTGATAACTCTTAAGTAGTCTTTGCCGATGGCATGGACATTCTTTTTTTGGAGGAGTTTGTTGTGTTGCTGGTTTTGAATACCTAAATGATGTAGGGATTCTTCAATTAAATCGCTAGACAACTTGTCATCGATGAGCACACCGTAGTTTTGATTCATACTATCAAAGATGACCAAAGAGGGTGTTCTAACAATATTCATTTCTTGCGCAATACGTTGGTCTGATTCATAAGCACTCTTCACAAATTCTGAATTCTTATCTTCAAAAAACATATCAACATCTAACCGCGCACCTTTTGCAACAGTAGCTAATAAGTCGTCACTGTATTCAATGGGATTAGTTGTTAGTTCCTTTTGAAGTAATAACAGAAAATTTCTTCCACGCTTTTTACCTTGCATGAGGGCAGCCTTGTAGGCGAGACAAGCATCATATATGGTATGGTAAGTCTGGTTACGAAGTTGTAAATTATTAGAAGGTAGATTCATTCTTTTCATATAATGAGAGACAGTGTTGAAGTTATGGAAAGTGACAAAACGGAAATGAATTTTAATATCCGTCAACTTATCAATAATCTTCAAGACTTCTTGTTCTGCTCGGTAGCATTTTAACCCAATAGGATTAACAAAAAGATATACTTCATAAATTTTCGGCGAAGAAGAGAGAGCATGAACGGCATTTTGATTTCTGTACATAATATCCCTTCTTATCACTTTATTTTGAACAAAAAGGCTCTTTCGTCCTTTATTCACTACCTATTATAATCGTAATAGTAAACAAAAGTAAAATATCTTGCTTTTCTTACTTTTACTAAGAAGGCAGACGTTCACACATTCGTCAAAATGAGCACATAAAACTTTCTAATGCGCAATATAACAACAGGTAATAGAGTTAAACAAAGCTAATAAAAGTAAACTTAAGTTCATAAAGACGCCAACTATTCAGCTGGCGCTCTATTTTACTCTGCTTTTTCGCTGTTTGGGTATTGAAGAGCGCGTTGTATTTTTTGAGTGGTCTTTCTCTTTTTGATTTCATGGTGGGTTAAGAAGGTGTTAAAGAGGATTAATCCTTTTTCTAAGTCTTCTGTTTCAAATTCGAGTTCATAATCTTTTTGATCTTGGTAATAACTCTTGTCTAAAAAGTAAACGCCACCCTCACCAGAGAACGTATGACGAACGGTTGATAATTGGCCAACTGGTTTTAATCGATCAAGATCGATGGTTTCCTTTTTTAACATGGAAGCGACATGACCAGCATTTTTGATTTTTTTATCTGAAATCAATTGGTTTGCTTCAACCAAAGAAAGGGCGTCCGTAATTTCTAGCTGTTCGTTTTCTTGAAGGAGAACTTTTAACGTCAGTTCTGCATCGTCATCATACGTTCGAATTCTTAATCCCATTTTTAAGGATTGTAGTTGGCGATCATCGGTATCGTAATAAGTGTTGGTTTGATGGATAGCCGCTGACTCATCTAATTGGTAGTGGACCAATAGTTGTTCGTATTCTTCTTTTGTTAGTAAATTTTTAAATTCTTTTTCAATTTGTGTACTCATGACAGCTCCGTCCTTTCTGTGTAAGCCTAGCTAAATAGTATCACATAACTATTAAGATAGTAAAAAGATTACATTGAATCATCTTCTGTTTCAGGAAAAGAATGAATTATGTTAAAATACTAATGATAGTTAAAAACTGATAAATAAGGTGTTTGAGTATGGAAAATAAATTTGTAACAGATTGGGATTCCTTTCTTGCTCCCTATGAACAAGCAGTTGAGGAATTGAAAGTAAAGTTAAAAAGTATACGAAAACAGTACCGAGATAATCAAGAACACGCACCAATAGAATTTATTACTGGAAGAGTAAAGACCAAAGAAAGTATTTTAGAAAAAGCGGAAGTGAGAAATATCCGCCTTGATCGTTTGGAAGAAGATGTTCAAGATATTGCTGGCATTCGAATCATGTGTCAGTTTGTTGATGACATCCATGAAGTTGTTAAATTATTAAAAGCTAGAAATGATTTTAAAGTGATTATCGAACGTGACTATGTGACTAACCGCAAAGAAAGTGGTTATCGTTCTTATCATTTAGTGATTGAATATCCTGTCCAACGTATTATGGAAGAAAAAGTTATTTTATGTGAAATTCAAATTAGGACTCTTGCGATGAATTTTTGGGCAACGATTGAACATACCTTAAACTACAAGTACAAGGGCGAATACCCAAAAGAATTGCATAACCGATTAATTCGTGCAGCAGAGGCTGCCTTCCTATTAGATAATGAAATGTCAGAAATTAGAGAAGAAATTAAGGAAGCCCAGTTTTATTTTAGTGATAAGAAAAAGAATATCAATTAGAGGTGTTTGAGCATGAAAGTCGCGTTGGTTAATAACCATACAGCTGAATCCATAAAATTGGCTGAAGAATTTTTAAGTAAAATAAAGGCCAAAGGAATTCAATTAGATGATGAAAACCCAAACTTGGTTGTCACCATTGGCGGAGACGGCACGTTATTATCTGCTTTTCATAAGTACCAACATTTACTAAGTACTGTCCGCTTTGTTGGGGTTCATACGGGTCATCTTGGTTTTTATACGGACTGGCGTGACTATGAAATCGATGATCTTATTGAAAGTTTGGAGCACGATCGGGGCGAGAGCGTGAGTTATCCGTTACTCGATATACGAATTGACTACCGTGATAGCGACCAATCAGACAGGTTAATTGCATTAAACGAAGCTGTTCTAAAGAAAGTTGATGGCACAATGGTCTGTGAAGTTTTCGTTAAAGATGAATTATTCGAGACCTTTAGAGGAGATG
This genomic interval from Jeotgalibaca arthritidis contains the following:
- a CDS encoding DsbA family protein, with product MYRNQNAVHALSSSPKIYEVYLFVNPIGLKCYRAEQEVLKIIDKLTDIKIHFRFVTFHNFNTVSHYMKRMNLPSNNLQLRNQTYHTIYDACLAYKAALMQGKKRGRNFLLLLQKELTTNPIEYSDDLLATVAKGARLDVDMFFEDKNSEFVKSAYESDQRIAQEMNIVRTPSLVIFDSMNQNYGVLIDDKLSSDLIEESLHHLGIQNQQHNKLLQKKNVHAIGKDYLRVIK
- a CDS encoding CYTH domain-containing protein; translated protein: MSTQIEKEFKNLLTKEEYEQLLVHYQLDESAAIHQTNTYYDTDDRQLQSLKMGLRIRTYDDDAELTLKVLLQENEQLEITDALSLVEANQLISDKKIKNAGHVASMLKKETIDLDRLKPVGQLSTVRHTFSGEGGVYFLDKSYYQDQKDYELEFETEDLEKGLILFNTFLTHHEIKKRKTTQKIQRALQYPNSEKAE
- a CDS encoding GTP pyrophosphokinase, which produces MENKFVTDWDSFLAPYEQAVEELKVKLKSIRKQYRDNQEHAPIEFITGRVKTKESILEKAEVRNIRLDRLEEDVQDIAGIRIMCQFVDDIHEVVKLLKARNDFKVIIERDYVTNRKESGYRSYHLVIEYPVQRIMEEKVILCEIQIRTLAMNFWATIEHTLNYKYKGEYPKELHNRLIRAAEAAFLLDNEMSEIREEIKEAQFYFSDKKKNIN
- a CDS encoding NAD kinase, with protein sequence MKVALVNNHTAESIKLAEEFLSKIKAKGIQLDDENPNLVVTIGGDGTLLSAFHKYQHLLSTVRFVGVHTGHLGFYTDWRDYEIDDLIESLEHDRGESVSYPLLDIRIDYRDSDQSDRLIALNEAVLKKVDGTMVCEVFVKDELFETFRGDGLCVATPTGSTGISKSLGGAVIHPRTEAIQLTEMASVNNRVYRTLSSPMIIAKDEWIVVKPIEEHGLIVTVDHLTFRDKHIEKLVYRVANEKVHFARYRHMHFWNRVENAFIGIANKR